A genome region from Anolis carolinensis isolate JA03-04 chromosome 6, rAnoCar3.1.pri, whole genome shotgun sequence includes the following:
- the LOC103279122 gene encoding uncharacterized protein LOC103279122: MTVSIALFALFCVLPFTFSSSVIHYTSSMGICGDKCDYHGYKYTWCKQHGGNGKDWDYCSLEEGLASSGKKCSTSCDSFGGSYRYCYLEDGGWDYCGLHKMQDFLEYSQGNHICLKNCRATQGSFHCETIYGLQRCSPFHDITPTGLPCHNNYRCAKYGHSSYRCLIDDNKSMWDHCGQKSLDGCVWVSYESNSSQVEVCTLSNTLKEGKVIFRRERRDNMLPPTKEEFKNAVHLIDKIMSVTSHPDSGPQGTINFHKQEDIFCKGINYTSVELHIKLSDETTEPIAHVVFPAFLNSAHLLRLAFYTSLHSTFHPPAYTIAVSFDEPMLCSTDHQ; encoded by the coding sequence ATGACTGTCTCAATCGCTTTGTTTGCACTCTTTTGTGTTCTGCCATTCACCTTCTCCAGTTCTGTCATTCATTACACAAGTTCCATGGGGATATGTGGGGATAAATGTGATTATCATGGCTATAAATACACTTGGTGCAAACAACATGGTGGAAATGGGAAAGATTGGGACTATTGCTCCTTAGAGGAAGGTTTGGCTTCTTCAGGCAAAAAATGTTCCACATCTTGTGATTCTTTTGGGGGCTCCTACCGTTACTGCTACCTTGAAGATGGAGGATGGGATTACTGTGGATTGCACAAGATGCAGGATTTCCTTGAATACTCCCAGGGGAATCACATCTGTCTCAAGAACTGCAGAGCAACTCAAGGTTCTTTCCATTGTGAAACGATCTATGGTCTTCAACGCTGCTCTCCATTCCATGACATAACTCCTACTGGCTTGCCTTGCCACAACAACTACCGTTGCGCTAAATATGGACACTCCTCATATCGCTGCCTCATTGATGACAACAAATCCATGTGGGACCATTGCGGACAGAAAAGCTTGGATGGGTGTGTTTGGGTTTCCTATGAGAGCAATTCTTCCCAAGTAGAGGTCTGCACACTTTCCAACACCCTGAAGGAAGGCAAGGTCATCTTCCGCAGGGAAAGGCGGGACAACATGCTCCCTCCTACCAAGGAGGAATTCAAAAATGCTGTCCACCTTATTGATAAAATCATGTCAGTCACAAGTCACCCTGATTCTGGTCCTCAGGGAACCATTAATTTCCATAAGCAGGAAGATATATTCTGCAAGGGCATCAATTATACCAGTGTGGAACTGCACATAAAATTATCCGATGAAACCACCGAGCCCATTGCACATGTTGTTTTCCCAGCATTCCTGAACTCTGCTCATCTTTTGCGCCTAGCATTTTACACTAGTCTCCACAGCACTTTTCATCCACCTGCCTATACCATTGCTGTGTCTTTTGATGAGCCAATGTTATGTTCTACTGACCATCAGTAA